One window of Parasegetibacter sp. NRK P23 genomic DNA carries:
- a CDS encoding SusC/RagA family TonB-linked outer membrane protein produces the protein MKLTFFLLTVAFLQVSARGLSQPISFNGKNVTLEKVFAAVEAQTGYVFMYKATSMVGSKPVTIQANGLELEAFLQKVFEHQPLTYRIIDKNILVSKKEQPPVVTVAPATDQVQEKKIDMYVYADGYTPLGSATVSNLTTGKNFLTSGAGFVQVPVNEGDQLRISFIGYVDYNLKITREIIMNSAYRVEMVLSQNKLDEVQVTVLGTTNKRTGTANIATVKASDIERQPVVNVLDALVGRIPGLRISSSANTAGTRKVELRGRNVLNENMFTDPLYVVDGLPIATLSVNPYGASTPVNGGYSLTEHPLYMINPLDIESVDVLKDADATALYGSRGANGVILITTRRGKPGPTRFNVNYSKIFSGVQRFMPMMNTEQYLAVRKEAFFNEAALPTGDNAPDLTIWDQQAYTDWQRTFFTNQRSDDVQMSVEGGLLQNTYRVSVGYTSTTEMYNQGRGNNRLTVGLAFNHRSPNGKLLVDLSSNSTYSNNETAATLDFFSLSPNAPWIYDESGAYNFEPYRTPFGSNYPFRDIKNWGENQTLKNQTNVGLTYEIFKDLNAGVRVSGEFFSNKSGSFIPKAGKDPLFFPLSMAFYGNGNGKSLLVQPKINYIKLLGGARISASLAGDYSYSDQDAVTVIGYLYSNDNLIRSHSNAQLVQNLNNYAELKVASMLATISFDWENKYIVNLNGRRDGSSRFGSGKRFGNFGSAGVAWVLSNEEWFQKAGLKWLSFAKLRATYGVMGNANIGDYQYLSRWSNMPTGSISVLPDYDDQTIYTLVQPVNQQYSWASASKFETGARVGLFNGIVNVEGNFYRNRDGRQLTDITTPLFTGFPSVVGNWPAVIQNQGVEMMVDGAILNNNTWGISARFQVSRNKNTLVAFDGLDDSPYRDMYRIGESVTARSYTHYIGINPLKGVPVFEDHNGDGYHQQGFTTINYPDPELDDRYKVIDLNPKYFGGFGFRVDFKKSLSLDAQFSFENVLVADNLNNLGYGNMTNTVLYDEIESRHWTQPGDKALYAKYSTINNGGFFGSDAYYANGSYMSLDNLSLSYMLPAKWLAKIKMTQGIFSINSSKIFKLSHYRVNDIELGNVPQIRRIAANLRFSF, from the coding sequence ATGAAGCTAACATTCTTCCTCCTTACCGTGGCATTTTTACAGGTATCGGCCAGGGGGCTTTCCCAGCCCATCAGTTTTAACGGTAAAAACGTTACACTCGAAAAAGTGTTTGCTGCGGTGGAAGCCCAGACCGGTTATGTTTTTATGTACAAGGCCACTTCAATGGTTGGATCGAAGCCGGTAACCATTCAGGCAAACGGCCTCGAACTGGAAGCGTTTCTTCAAAAGGTATTCGAGCATCAGCCGCTTACTTACAGGATCATCGACAAAAATATCCTCGTTTCGAAGAAAGAGCAGCCGCCTGTTGTAACCGTTGCTCCGGCAACCGATCAGGTGCAGGAGAAAAAAATAGATATGTATGTGTATGCTGATGGTTATACACCATTGGGCAGCGCAACGGTCAGCAACCTTACTACCGGGAAAAATTTCCTGACCTCAGGCGCCGGTTTTGTACAGGTGCCTGTGAACGAGGGAGACCAGTTAAGGATCAGCTTTATTGGTTATGTGGATTATAACCTGAAAATAACCCGGGAGATAATTATGAACAGTGCGTACAGGGTTGAAATGGTGTTGTCCCAAAATAAACTCGATGAAGTGCAGGTAACCGTGCTGGGCACCACCAACAAAAGAACGGGTACGGCTAACATCGCTACCGTGAAAGCGAGCGATATTGAAAGGCAGCCTGTGGTGAATGTGCTGGATGCGCTGGTAGGTCGTATCCCTGGTTTACGCATCAGTTCATCCGCCAATACCGCCGGTACAAGAAAAGTGGAATTGCGCGGGCGAAATGTGCTGAACGAAAACATGTTTACCGACCCCTTATATGTAGTGGATGGACTGCCGATCGCTACGCTGTCCGTCAATCCCTATGGAGCCTCCACACCGGTGAACGGTGGTTACTCGCTGACCGAACACCCGTTGTATATGATCAATCCGCTGGACATTGAAAGTGTGGATGTACTGAAAGATGCAGATGCCACCGCACTCTATGGGTCAAGAGGCGCCAACGGGGTGATCCTTATTACCACGAGAAGAGGGAAGCCGGGACCAACGAGGTTCAACGTCAACTATTCCAAAATATTCTCCGGCGTACAGCGCTTCATGCCGATGATGAACACCGAACAATACCTGGCGGTTAGAAAAGAAGCTTTCTTCAACGAAGCGGCATTGCCGACGGGCGACAATGCCCCTGATCTGACGATATGGGACCAGCAGGCTTATACCGACTGGCAGCGGACTTTCTTTACCAATCAACGGTCGGATGATGTGCAAATGAGCGTGGAAGGTGGACTTTTGCAGAATACCTACCGGGTAAGCGTAGGCTACACTTCCACCACCGAAATGTACAACCAGGGCAGGGGAAATAACCGCTTAACGGTGGGATTGGCTTTCAACCACCGCAGCCCGAACGGTAAACTCCTTGTTGACTTGTCTTCCAACAGCACTTATTCCAACAATGAAACCGCCGCAACACTCGACTTCTTCTCCCTGTCGCCAAACGCACCATGGATATACGATGAAAGCGGCGCCTATAATTTTGAACCTTACAGAACACCTTTTGGTTCCAATTATCCCTTCAGGGACATTAAAAACTGGGGCGAAAACCAGACACTGAAGAACCAGACGAATGTGGGGCTTACTTATGAAATATTCAAGGATCTTAATGCCGGCGTTCGCGTGAGCGGTGAGTTCTTTTCAAATAAATCCGGCAGCTTTATTCCGAAGGCAGGCAAGGATCCTTTGTTTTTTCCATTGAGCATGGCGTTTTATGGTAACGGAAACGGTAAGAGTCTGCTGGTACAGCCGAAGATTAACTATATCAAATTGTTGGGTGGCGCCCGCATTTCCGCTTCACTGGCTGGGGATTACAGTTACAGCGACCAGGATGCGGTAACCGTTATCGGATATCTGTATTCTAATGATAATCTGATCCGAAGTCATTCCAATGCGCAGCTGGTGCAGAACCTGAACAATTACGCTGAGTTGAAAGTAGCTTCAATGCTCGCTACCATTTCTTTCGACTGGGAAAACAAATACATCGTAAACCTCAACGGCCGGAGAGATGGATCATCGCGCTTCGGCAGCGGAAAACGCTTCGGAAATTTCGGCTCCGCGGGTGTGGCCTGGGTACTTTCCAATGAAGAATGGTTCCAGAAGGCGGGACTGAAATGGCTGAGCTTCGCCAAATTGAGAGCAACATACGGTGTAATGGGAAACGCCAATATCGGCGACTACCAATACCTCTCCCGCTGGTCCAATATGCCAACCGGTTCCATCAGCGTTCTGCCTGATTATGATGACCAGACGATTTATACACTGGTACAACCAGTGAACCAGCAATACAGCTGGGCCAGCGCCAGCAAATTTGAAACAGGTGCGAGAGTAGGCTTGTTCAACGGTATCGTGAACGTGGAGGGAAACTTCTACAGGAACCGCGACGGACGACAGCTTACCGATATCACCACCCCTTTATTTACCGGTTTTCCTTCTGTTGTGGGCAACTGGCCCGCGGTTATCCAGAACCAGGGCGTGGAAATGATGGTGGATGGCGCGATCCTGAACAACAATACATGGGGAATTTCAGCGCGCTTCCAGGTGAGCCGGAACAAAAATACGCTGGTGGCATTCGATGGGCTGGACGACTCACCTTACCGCGATATGTACCGGATAGGCGAATCCGTGACCGCCCGTTCTTATACCCACTACATCGGAATCAATCCACTCAAGGGAGTTCCGGTATTTGAGGACCATAACGGTGACGGATATCATCAGCAGGGCTTCACTACCATAAACTATCCTGACCCGGAACTGGACGACCGTTACAAGGTGATCGACCTTAACCCCAAATATTTCGGAGGCTTTGGTTTCCGTGTTGATTTTAAAAAGTCGTTGTCCCTCGACGCGCAGTTTAGCTTTGAGAATGTCCTGGTGGCCGATAACCTCAATAACCTTGGATATGGTAACATGACCAATACGGTATTGTATGATGAAATTGAAAGCAGGCATTGGACGCAGCCAGGCGATAAAGCGCTGTACGCGAAATACTCCACCATCAACAACGGCGGATTCTTCGGATCAGATGCTTATTATGCGAATGGGTCTTATATGAGCCTGGACAACCTCAGTTTGTCCTACATGCTTCCCGCAAAATGGCTCGCCAAAATCAAAATGACACAGGGGATATTCTCGATCAATTCTTCCAAAATATTTAAACTCTCTCACTACCGGGTAAATGACATAGAGTTGGGCAACGTGCCGCAAATCAGAAGGATCGCCGCTAACCTGAGATTCAGCTTCTAA
- a CDS encoding FecR family protein, with amino-acid sequence MAPFSNDPFYIASLITRARREEITPEERARLEVWIAENDAHRQLWDELNDPDMHRQHLQAMAGFNETAALERFWADKSEKQPVAPVRQLRAWKWAAAAVIVVISVSAYFFLRDARHERGLAGNGPRIEEVLPGKTGAILTLADGSQLVLDSMSDGTIATQNGTAITLRDNELVYDAATASGDVVSNTITTPKGRQYHLTLPDGTGVWLNAASSIEYPVAFKGQERRVRITGEVYFDVTKRSWQPFVVQTSEMTVEVLGTSFNINAYANERAVQTTLLTGAVKLTPILNSEKKIPYKVLVPGQTAVLNKPGDGVHPSLVVADTIDQAKITAWKNGLFNFDGEDLYSIMRQLERWYNIEVRYLGKPENVIFKGKMHRDTNLSDVLKVLEAMDVRFEWRDNILYVK; translated from the coding sequence ATGGCTCCATTTTCTAACGACCCATTTTACATCGCATCCCTTATTACCCGCGCACGCAGGGAAGAAATAACTCCTGAGGAGCGTGCCCGGCTGGAAGTATGGATCGCGGAAAATGATGCGCACCGCCAGTTGTGGGACGAACTGAATGATCCTGACATGCACCGGCAACACCTGCAGGCAATGGCAGGTTTCAATGAAACCGCAGCGCTCGAACGCTTTTGGGCGGATAAGTCGGAGAAACAACCTGTAGCACCGGTTCGTCAACTCCGTGCCTGGAAATGGGCTGCCGCCGCAGTTATAGTAGTCATCAGCGTTTCTGCCTATTTTTTCCTGCGCGATGCGCGTCATGAGCGGGGGCTTGCCGGGAATGGACCTCGTATAGAAGAGGTGCTTCCTGGTAAAACCGGCGCCATCCTTACACTGGCGGATGGCAGCCAGCTTGTACTGGACAGTATGTCTGACGGAACCATCGCCACGCAAAACGGAACCGCTATTACCTTACGCGACAATGAACTCGTGTACGATGCCGCCACGGCTTCAGGCGATGTGGTGAGCAATACCATAACAACGCCCAAAGGCAGACAGTACCACCTTACACTGCCTGATGGAACGGGTGTTTGGCTGAACGCGGCCTCCTCTATCGAATACCCCGTTGCGTTTAAGGGGCAGGAGCGAAGGGTCCGTATTACCGGAGAAGTGTATTTTGATGTAACCAAAAGAAGCTGGCAGCCTTTTGTGGTGCAAACCAGCGAGATGACGGTGGAGGTACTGGGCACATCTTTTAACATTAATGCCTATGCGAATGAACGGGCCGTGCAGACTACATTGCTTACGGGTGCGGTAAAGCTCACCCCAATACTGAATAGCGAGAAAAAGATACCATATAAAGTGCTGGTGCCGGGGCAAACCGCGGTTTTAAATAAGCCCGGTGACGGTGTGCATCCTTCCCTCGTCGTTGCGGATACCATCGACCAGGCAAAAATAACCGCCTGGAAAAACGGCCTGTTCAATTTTGACGGGGAAGACCTGTACAGCATTATGCGACAACTCGAAAGATGGTACAATATAGAAGTACGCTATCTGGGCAAACCGGAAAACGTCATTTTCAAAGGGAAAATGCACCGGGATACTAATCTCTCCGATGTGTTGAAAGTGCTGGAAGCAATGGATGTTAGGTTTGAGTGGAGAGACAATATTCTTTACGTAAAATAA
- a CDS encoding RNA polymerase sigma-70 factor: MSREPSYIEQELLQGLTSGDAMAYSYMFKEYYHALCYYSARIVGESGHAEDIVQDVFEKLWHKQIAFENLRHLKDYLYKSTRNASLNFLKGMQHSQERQAIFLHEQEETTAPDNLELIRMEVLREVCREIDNLPEQCAKIVRMSYIDGLKNEEIAAQLSISVQTVKNQKSRGMKLLRVRLSPAILVLFTLFTNQQ, encoded by the coding sequence TTGTCGCGAGAACCTTCTTATATTGAACAGGAACTTCTGCAGGGATTGACTTCGGGAGATGCCATGGCTTATTCTTATATGTTCAAAGAATATTACCATGCGCTGTGCTATTACTCCGCCAGGATTGTGGGTGAATCCGGTCATGCGGAAGATATCGTGCAGGATGTTTTTGAGAAGCTCTGGCATAAGCAAATTGCTTTTGAAAACCTCCGGCACCTGAAAGATTACCTGTACAAATCCACTCGCAACGCATCGCTGAATTTCCTGAAGGGTATGCAGCACAGCCAGGAAAGGCAGGCCATCTTTTTGCATGAACAGGAGGAAACCACCGCTCCGGACAACCTGGAACTGATCCGTATGGAAGTACTTAGGGAGGTTTGTCGTGAGATAGATAACCTGCCGGAGCAGTGCGCGAAGATTGTACGCATGAGTTATATAGATGGTTTAAAGAACGAAGAGATCGCGGCGCAACTCTCCATCTCCGTGCAAACGGTAAAGAACCAGAAAAGCCGTGGAATGAAACTGCTGCGCGTTAGGCTTTCTCCAGCCATACTGGTGCTGTTTACCCTTTTTACGAATCAGCAATAA
- a CDS encoding Crp/Fnr family transcriptional regulator translates to MEKTAFYLQIFEGIDATDLQKVAAATRQTTLEPGEIYIREGESSSRLAYIREGLMRSFHVNENGMEITVLLRWENQILASYDTILLHQPSRFTYHALERTTLFEVDYGLIEQQLGNQPAFEKARYHFVLDMLAQSLERIESFLLKSPEERYLQLIHDKPDLLQRVPDKHVATLLGITPVSLSRIRKRIARRHAH, encoded by the coding sequence GTGGAAAAAACAGCATTTTATCTTCAGATTTTCGAAGGAATTGACGCCACCGACCTTCAAAAAGTAGCGGCCGCGACCCGGCAAACCACGCTTGAACCCGGCGAAATCTATATACGTGAGGGTGAATCAAGCTCGCGTCTCGCCTATATCCGGGAAGGGTTGATGCGTTCTTTTCACGTCAACGAAAATGGCATGGAAATAACGGTACTGCTCAGGTGGGAAAACCAGATATTAGCCTCTTACGATACCATTCTCCTGCACCAGCCATCCCGCTTTACTTACCATGCGCTCGAACGCACCACCCTGTTTGAAGTGGATTATGGCCTGATAGAACAACAATTGGGCAACCAACCGGCGTTTGAAAAAGCGCGGTACCATTTCGTGCTGGACATGCTTGCGCAGTCGCTTGAACGGATAGAATCGTTCCTGTTGAAATCGCCGGAAGAAAGATACCTGCAACTGATCCATGACAAGCCGGACCTGTTGCAGCGTGTTCCCGACAAACACGTGGCCACCTTACTGGGCATTACACCGGTTTCCCTCAGCCGCATCAGGAAGCGGATCGCGCGCAGGCATGCGCATTAA
- a CDS encoding sterol desaturase family protein, which translates to MEQLVKTLATIFSFTLVRYLIIAGIPFLFFYILLSSSASKYKIQNRKAGKKDFIRELLHSSTSSLVFALISCIVLFTPLRSYTLLYDNPDDFPLWWLPASLLLSLVIHDTYFYWMHRLLHHKKLFRFTHKVHHQSVNPSPWTAYSFHVLEAVTEGAILLVLAFTLPMHPYVLILFTVVSLIINVYGHLGYEIMPKALRNSFLFEVINTSVYHNLHHSKFKGNYSLYFRWWDKLMKTEHPDYVKEYDRIQAKRFGSSSV; encoded by the coding sequence ATGGAACAACTTGTCAAAACGCTGGCCACCATTTTCAGTTTCACCCTGGTAAGATACCTTATCATCGCAGGAATTCCTTTCCTTTTCTTTTACATCCTGCTCTCCTCCTCTGCCAGCAAATACAAAATCCAAAACAGGAAGGCGGGTAAAAAAGATTTTATAAGGGAACTGCTGCATTCCTCCACTTCCAGTCTGGTGTTCGCACTTATTTCGTGCATCGTCCTTTTCACGCCATTGCGGTCCTATACACTGCTTTATGACAACCCGGATGATTTCCCTTTGTGGTGGCTTCCTGCAAGTCTGCTGTTAAGCCTTGTCATACACGACACCTACTTCTACTGGATGCACCGGTTGCTGCACCATAAAAAGCTGTTCCGGTTCACCCACAAAGTGCACCACCAGTCTGTGAATCCCTCCCCATGGACCGCTTATTCCTTTCATGTCCTGGAAGCGGTGACCGAAGGGGCAATACTGCTGGTACTGGCCTTTACTTTGCCCATGCACCCTTATGTACTGATCCTTTTTACTGTAGTAAGCCTCATCATTAATGTTTACGGCCATTTAGGCTATGAGATCATGCCAAAAGCATTGCGCAATTCCTTTCTTTTTGAAGTAATTAATACCTCAGTTTACCACAACCTGCACCATAGCAAATTCAAGGGAAATTACAGCCTTTATTTCCGCTGGTGGGACAAGCTCATGAAAACCGAGCACCCGGATTATGTGAAGGAGTATGATCGTATCCAGGCGAAGCGGTTTGGCAGTTCAAGCGTATGA
- a CDS encoding redoxin domain-containing protein, whose amino-acid sequence MKKIFRLLFCVGFLCSVLTAFAQTTDAFKKEEKEKIAAEKNPERKEELLLAWLKKYYAGKSYPQEFSYDYVSVGNAFAKQGEVKKALRYADLLKPGPWASEGRHQIAQSLFGNGLNEEAAKLLREAIRYAEDSTLYGDDKQTARMVAQNAKYIYRSYAQVLYAQKKYPEALSAIEKAHQSFRAPLGSVNAIYADVLMRLGRDKDAFDKLDEAIKAGQATPEMKKNLKELYVKAKGSDADYAEYELKMKKMLSEKLKEELAKKMINKPAPLFELKDVDGNVVSLAALRGKTVVLDFWATWCGPCKRAFPAMKMAVEKYKSDTTVKFYFIHTWEREPNATASAKKYILDNKFPFQVLMDLEDPKTGKNNVRDLYGISFIPQKYVIDKHGNIRFMPAGYYEGDDAAVEELSAMIELARKE is encoded by the coding sequence ATGAAGAAAATCTTCAGGCTTCTGTTTTGTGTCGGCTTTTTGTGCAGCGTTCTTACCGCTTTCGCTCAAACAACTGATGCTTTTAAAAAAGAAGAAAAAGAAAAGATAGCGGCTGAAAAAAATCCGGAACGCAAGGAAGAACTGCTCCTGGCATGGCTGAAGAAGTACTATGCCGGGAAAAGTTACCCGCAGGAATTCAGCTACGACTATGTATCCGTTGGCAATGCGTTTGCGAAACAGGGAGAAGTAAAGAAAGCTTTACGTTATGCTGATCTGCTGAAACCAGGCCCCTGGGCATCGGAAGGACGGCACCAGATAGCGCAAAGCCTTTTCGGTAATGGATTAAATGAAGAAGCGGCAAAGCTGCTCAGGGAAGCGATCAGGTATGCTGAAGACTCCACCCTCTACGGTGATGATAAACAGACGGCACGGATGGTCGCACAAAATGCGAAGTACATTTACCGCTCTTATGCCCAGGTATTGTATGCGCAAAAGAAATACCCGGAAGCTTTAAGCGCGATCGAAAAAGCGCATCAATCGTTCCGGGCGCCCCTGGGATCAGTAAATGCCATTTATGCGGATGTACTGATGCGCTTAGGAAGGGACAAGGACGCTTTTGACAAGCTGGATGAAGCCATTAAAGCGGGCCAGGCCACACCGGAAATGAAAAAGAACCTGAAGGAACTTTATGTAAAGGCGAAGGGAAGTGATGCGGACTATGCGGAATATGAACTGAAGATGAAGAAGATGCTTTCAGAAAAGCTAAAAGAGGAGTTGGCCAAAAAAATGATCAATAAACCAGCTCCTTTGTTTGAATTAAAGGACGTGGATGGCAATGTTGTTTCACTGGCGGCATTAAGAGGTAAAACCGTTGTGCTCGATTTTTGGGCCACCTGGTGCGGACCTTGTAAAAGAGCATTTCCGGCCATGAAAATGGCGGTCGAAAAATACAAGTCGGATACCACCGTGAAATTTTATTTCATCCATACCTGGGAACGGGAGCCGAATGCCACTGCCAGCGCCAAAAAATATATCCTCGACAACAAGTTTCCATTCCAGGTGCTGATGGATTTGGAGGACCCTAAAACCGGTAAAAATAATGTCAGGGATCTTTATGGCATTTCCTTCATTCCCCAGAAATACGTTATCGATAAACATGGTAACATCCGTTTCATGCCCGCGGGATACTATGAAGGAGATGATGCCGCGGTGGAGGAATTATCGGCCATGATTGAGTTGGCCAGGAAAGAGTAG
- a CDS encoding TlpA disulfide reductase family protein translates to MKKYLMIAAALLALTTAGKAQRGPGNPRLSALVAMEDKTAIQDTIKALYQSNNEDDLQLLVNYYAAKKEGEKSSETAELLMKRFPNGKAAFNEIAERIYNETDPEVNEKNYKELVSRFGSDPRFNLDGSAYFVAVTFLGKNKPQKVMEYLQKIKNKTYETNAYSYAAREAIKAKDYQLGESLIRKTFADLKGDTTHRGMDEFSRIFSELMFANGKYEEGFPYAKRIYDKQSRNTSISFNELKSTYLNYLVKLNKYKEAFPLMEEQISAGAASPLVKEKFKAAYVAVNGSENGYVALMERLNKELKQKIREEVTKKMINTAAYDFELKDLNGKTVKLSDFKDKVVILDFWATWCAPCKASFPMMQSAVNRYKNDKDVVFLFIHTMETSANATKLAGDYIKSQQYTFNVLMDLKDPATKVNAAANGYKVRGIPSKFIIDGAGNIRFSTLGNSTAGADAFLEEMDAMIDIARKGA, encoded by the coding sequence ATGAAAAAATACCTCATGATTGCAGCCGCGCTCCTGGCCCTCACAACGGCTGGGAAAGCGCAACGTGGTCCAGGCAATCCCAGGCTTTCCGCCCTGGTGGCCATGGAAGATAAAACAGCCATACAGGATACCATCAAAGCATTGTATCAAAGCAACAATGAAGATGACCTCCAACTGCTCGTTAACTATTACGCCGCTAAAAAAGAAGGGGAGAAAAGTTCTGAAACAGCCGAATTGCTGATGAAACGTTTTCCCAACGGCAAAGCTGCTTTCAACGAAATCGCGGAGCGCATCTACAACGAAACTGATCCTGAAGTGAATGAGAAGAATTACAAGGAGCTGGTAAGCCGGTTCGGATCAGATCCGCGCTTCAACCTCGATGGCTCAGCTTATTTTGTGGCGGTTACTTTCCTGGGAAAGAATAAGCCGCAGAAAGTAATGGAATACCTGCAAAAAATTAAGAATAAAACATACGAAACAAACGCTTATTCTTACGCCGCGCGGGAAGCCATCAAAGCGAAAGATTACCAGTTGGGCGAAAGTCTGATCCGTAAAACCTTTGCCGATCTGAAAGGGGATACCACGCACCGTGGCATGGATGAATTCTCCAGGATTTTCAGCGAACTGATGTTCGCCAATGGAAAGTATGAAGAAGGTTTTCCGTACGCCAAAAGGATTTATGACAAGCAATCAAGAAATACCTCCATTTCTTTCAATGAGTTGAAATCAACCTACCTCAATTACCTGGTGAAGCTGAATAAGTATAAAGAAGCCTTTCCGCTGATGGAAGAGCAGATAAGCGCTGGCGCGGCTTCCCCGCTGGTGAAAGAAAAGTTTAAAGCGGCTTATGTTGCGGTGAACGGTTCCGAGAATGGTTACGTCGCGCTCATGGAACGGTTGAACAAGGAATTGAAACAGAAAATACGGGAAGAGGTAACGAAAAAGATGATCAATACCGCAGCCTATGATTTTGAACTGAAGGATCTAAACGGCAAGACCGTTAAACTCAGTGACTTTAAAGACAAGGTCGTGATCCTTGATTTCTGGGCCACCTGGTGCGCGCCCTGTAAAGCGTCATTCCCGATGATGCAGTCCGCGGTGAACCGGTATAAAAATGACAAGGACGTGGTGTTCCTGTTCATTCATACCATGGAAACCTCCGCTAACGCCACTAAACTGGCAGGCGACTACATTAAGAGTCAGCAATATACTTTCAACGTGCTGATGGACCTCAAAGACCCGGCTACAAAAGTGAACGCCGCGGCCAACGGGTATAAAGTACGCGGTATCCCCTCCAAGTTCATCATTGATGGCGCAGGGAACATCCGTTTCAGTACGCTTGGAAACTCCACTGCCGGAGCAGATGCGTTCCTGGAAGAAATGGATGCTATGATTGATATCGCGAGGAAAGGCGCGTAG
- a CDS encoding PKD-like family lipoprotein: protein MKSLKYFSFFLLSILFITACVKDKGNYSYTDLPDFLVDTAGTQTRFEVYQSQGKVTIQPEIVYHAAPAELKGLWRLYVSAGVFDTLSRKLTIDTVITRPPGTYTLEFEATAPNGLKALMQYTVVVLPPIPSGWMVAYEMSGATEVDIFRAPEFIPGVRDTAYRAVYSKINGAPMPGTPVSIHYFSTALTYIITSASGATVQNTDFRRAQTLQQMFAGATPETFKPQALWPGSFNGAMLVNSGEVYWNTDNLFVGKVTVDLAGYRAAPYVYTQYGKQGGFYDELNRRFVTIEQQNSRAGKYADAGPSARFNLNNIGKDLLWIERGFGQHSATISDAYKYAFFKDVSGNARYLYVINTQTPDRPDIAAVNISTAPEINDAKFYAVGNMGPAAFYATNRSLYNFQIDFNGNTISAPVKGFEVPAGEEITCLKLFKGQGTFGVNTILADDSKFMYVATWNATTNEGKIYLLGVNITSGQINSTPLKSWTVAGKVKDMGFKRS, encoded by the coding sequence ATGAAATCATTAAAATATTTTTCCTTCTTTCTTTTGTCGATCCTGTTCATCACCGCATGTGTGAAAGACAAAGGGAACTATTCCTATACCGATCTTCCCGACTTTTTAGTAGATACGGCCGGTACCCAAACCCGGTTTGAAGTGTACCAGAGCCAGGGAAAAGTGACCATTCAGCCGGAGATCGTGTACCATGCGGCCCCAGCGGAACTGAAAGGGTTGTGGCGGCTTTATGTATCGGCCGGTGTATTTGATACGTTATCGAGAAAGCTTACTATTGATACAGTTATTACACGCCCCCCCGGAACCTATACCCTTGAATTTGAAGCTACCGCCCCCAACGGGCTGAAAGCGTTAATGCAATACACCGTTGTGGTGCTGCCGCCAATTCCGTCGGGCTGGATGGTTGCTTATGAAATGAGCGGTGCAACTGAAGTGGATATCTTCCGCGCGCCGGAGTTTATCCCTGGGGTGAGGGATACGGCTTACCGTGCGGTGTATTCGAAGATCAACGGAGCGCCTATGCCCGGAACGCCTGTTTCTATCCATTATTTCAGTACGGCGCTTACGTATATCATCACATCAGCGTCCGGTGCGACGGTGCAGAATACTGATTTCCGGAGGGCTCAGACTTTACAGCAAATGTTTGCCGGCGCTACGCCCGAAACGTTTAAACCGCAGGCCCTCTGGCCCGGCTCTTTCAATGGAGCGATGCTCGTCAATAGCGGTGAGGTGTACTGGAACACGGATAACCTTTTTGTAGGAAAAGTTACCGTGGATCTTGCAGGCTATCGGGCGGCGCCTTATGTCTACACGCAGTATGGGAAACAGGGTGGTTTTTATGATGAGCTGAACAGGCGCTTTGTTACCATCGAGCAGCAAAATAGTCGGGCGGGGAAATATGCCGACGCCGGTCCTTCGGCCCGGTTTAATTTGAACAATATCGGGAAGGATTTGCTTTGGATCGAAAGAGGCTTCGGTCAGCACAGTGCAACTATAAGCGATGCTTACAAGTATGCCTTCTTCAAAGATGTGTCCGGCAACGCTCGCTACCTGTACGTCATCAATACACAAACACCGGACAGGCCCGATATTGCCGCTGTGAATATCAGTACCGCGCCGGAAATCAACGATGCGAAGTTCTATGCCGTAGGGAATATGGGACCCGCTGCTTTTTACGCAACGAACAGGTCTTTGTACAATTTCCAGATCGATTTCAATGGCAATACCATATCTGCACCCGTGAAAGGGTTTGAGGTGCCTGCCGGGGAAGAAATTACTTGCCTGAAACTCTTTAAAGGACAGGGTACATTTGGCGTGAATACCATCCTGGCGGACGACAGCAAGTTCATGTATGTTGCCACCTGGAACGCCACCACCAACGAAGGGAAGATTTACCTGCTGGGGGTGAACATCACCAGCGGTCAGATCAATTCAACCCCGCTTAAATCCTGGACCGTGGCCGGAAAGGTGAAGGACATGGGATTCAAACGAAGCTAA